The following DNA comes from Streptomyces sp. Ag109_O5-10.
ACGCCGAAGGAGAGCATCGGGGGCTCGGCGGAGACGGAGGTGAGGGAGGTGGCGGTGAAGCCGACCGGGCCGTGGGCGCCGCGTGCGGTGATCACCGCCACACCGGCCGCGTGCCGCCTGAAGGCGGAGCGGAGCAGGTCGGGAGAGGCGAGCCGGAGGGCGCCGAGGTCGGGTATGGCCGTCATGGAGTTGTCCTTCTGCGGGAGGCGATCGTCGGGTCCGGGGCTGCTCAACAGCCCGGACAGCGCGCGCTCGCGGTGCGGGCCAGGTCCACGTGGACCCGTCCGAAGAGAAGGAGTTCCTGAGGCATACGGTCAGGCTGACGATAGGTGGTGCGCCCAGTCAAGTACGTTCCGCGATATGGGAGGTGCCTCACCGTCATCGTCATGGCCGTCAGACCGCCTCGCCCAGCGCGGCGATGACGTCCGCCTTGCGGGGCTGTCCGGTGGCCCGGCGCACCACCCGGCCGGTCGCGTCGAGCACCAGCACGGTGGGGGTCTTGAGGATCTCCAGCTCGCGTACGAGGTCCAGGCGGGCCTCGGCGTCGATCTCGACGTGGGTGACGCCGGGGACCATCCCGGCGACCTCGCCCAGCACCCGCCGGGTGGCCCGGCAGGGGGCGCAGAAGGCACTGGAGAACTGCACCAGCGTGGCCCGTTCGCCCAGTTCGCCGCCGAGTTCGGCCGCCCCGAGCCGTTTGCCGTCGTCGCGCCCGCGCACCCGTACCCTCCCGCTCCGCCGCCTGTGCAGCACTCCGTACACACTCGCCGCCGCGAGCACCGCCACGCACACCACCAGTCCGGTCATCACCGGACAAGGATCCACGAGACGGCTCACCGAAGGGAAAAGCGTTCACGAGACTGCAAAGATTCCCGACTCCCCTGCCGGCCCGCGGGGCGGAATCCTTGGTTCATGGACATTGACGCACGTGGGCCGCGGTTCGCGGCGACCGTGACGACGGTCGTACTGGCCGCCGCCCTCATCACCCGAAGCCCCTGGATCCTCGCCTGGCAGACGCTGGCGTTCGCGCTCGGCGCGGCCGGCGGAGTGACCAAATCACCTTACGGCTGGGCGTTCCGGACGCTCGTACGACCGCGCCTCGGCGCCCCGAGCGAGTTCGAACCGCCGGAGCCCCCGCGGTTCGCACAGGCGGTCGGACTGGTCTTCGCGGGGCTCGGTCTGGTCGGATTCGCGCTCGGCCCGGCGTGGTTGGGCCTCGCGGCGACCGGGCTCGCGCTCGCCGCGGCCTTCCTCAATGCGGCGTTCGGGTACTGCCTGGGGTGCGAGATGTTCCTGCTCATGCGGCGGTTGACGGCCCGCCCGGAGTAAAGGAGCGTTAAAAGCGCGAGGTGGATCAAGGGGCCCAACGTGACGAGGATCTCGCCACGCCCGGGCACCAGGGCTGGCTACCCGTCCGTTCTTCGGGCACGATCTGCGAGACGCCGTAAACCTACGGCTCCGTAACTTCCCGCCGGGAGCCCCTTTCCCAGGCAGAGCAGAAAGGGTCCGCCCCGCCCATGGCAGAGCTGGTCTACCGTCCCGTCATCGGTTTCGCCAAGACGCTGTTCAAGGTCTGGGACCTCAAGATCGACTGCCAGGGTTCGGAGAACATCCCGCGCTCGGGCGGCGCCGTGCTGGTGAGCAATCACATCAGCTACCTGGACTTCGTCTTCGACGGCCTGGCGGCGCTGCCGCAGAAGCGCCTGGTGCGGTTCATGGCGAAGGAGTCGGTGTTCCGGCACCGGATCTCCGGCCCGCTGATGCGCGGGATGAAGCACATCCCGGTGGACCGCAAGCAGGGCGAGGCCGCCTACCAGCACGCGCTGGACTCGCTGAAGTCCGGTGAGATCGTGGGGGTCTTCCCGGAGGCCACGATCTCCCAGTCCTTCACGCTGAAGAGCTTCAAGTCGGGTGCCGCGCGCCTCGCGCAGGAGGCCGGTGTCCCGCTCGTGCCGATGGCCCTGTGGGGCACCCAGCGCATCTGGACCAAGGGCCAGCCGCGCAACTTCAAGCGCGACCACCTGCCCATCACCGTCCGGGTCGGCGAGCCGGTCGACGCGCCCCGGGACCAGTACGCGGGCGCCATCACCCGCCGGCTGCGCGAGCGCGTCCAGGAGCTCCTCGACGCCGCCCAGCGTGCCTACCCCGGCCGCCCGAAGGACGCGTCCGACAGCTGGTGGCTCCCGGCCCACCTGGGCGGCACGGCTCCGACGCTGGACCAGCTGAAGGCCGCCGAGGCCGTCTGAGTCTCAGCCCGCCGGCTCCGGCGCGCGCACCTCGACACGGGCGCCCGGGCTGAACTTCGCCAGCAGTTCGGCGAGTTCGGCGCCCGCCGCCACCACCTCCGGCACCGGCATCGGGGCGAGGCTCTCCAGTAGAAAGACCGCCGAGGTGGTCCGCTCCGTGAGGCGGGTGCGCGGGCCCTGGCGCCAGTTCCACCGGCGGCAGGTGACTCCCGCGTCGTCGCACCACACGACCTCGCCGGCATCGGGGTGCTCGACGGTCTCCTCGCCCCCGGTCACGGTGACGAAGTCCTCCTCGCCCGTGGCGCGCACCAGCCGCATCCCACCCTGCACGAGGTCGAGGTCCTCACCGCCGACCGGGATCAGGTGGGCGACGCTGATGGCGTTGTAGAGGTCCACGAGCAGGTTGATCCGGGGCAGGCCGCCGTCCGCGAGGGCCCGCTTGGCCAGCGCCTCGGCCGAGTTGCGGGTGCGGGACGGCTTGGAGCCGAAGGCCGTGTAGGCGGCCCGCCAGGCCACCATGTGCGGGTCCTCGTGCGGGGCACGTCCGTCGAGGCGTCCGGCCAGCCGACGGGCCGCGTCGTCGAGGAGCGCCGAACTCGCCTCCGTGCTGGGCCCGTTGACCAGGCCGTGAGCCTCGATGACGACGTGCGTGAAGCCGGGCGCGAGAGCGCGCACCTCGTCGGACACGGTGAGCGTGAGAGTCATGGGCGTTGCCTCAGAGTGCGGTGGGGAGCGTCTTCCAGAGATACGGACGGTCGGGCGCCGCCTTGAGCGCGCCGAGCACGGCCGGGTGAGGTTCAGCGTACAGGACCGGATAGTCCATCTCATTGGACTGCGGGTCGGGGACCCAGGCCAGCCGTTCGCCGGCGAGGGAGAACTGCGCGTCCACGCCCGACGTGTTGCCGCGCGGGTCCTGCCGGTGCCAGGCACCGTGGAAGCGGACGGCGACCAGACCGTGCACGACGTGACCGCCGGCGTCATCGTCGTGCGCGAGGCGCTGGTAGCACAGGGCCGTGGGAATGTCCTCGGCGCGCAGCAGCGCCGCCAGCGCATGGGCCTTGGCGTGACAGATACCCGTGCGCCGCTCCAGCACGTCCGAGGCCCGCCAGGTCACACGCAGGTCTCCGGTGTCCTGCGAGTGCGGGATGGCGTCCCGCACGAACTCGTATGCGGCGCGTGCATAGCCATACGAGTCGTCGACTCCCGCAGCCAGCCGGGCGGCCGTATCCAGGACCAGCGGATGGCGATGGTCGATGGCCTCGTCAGCGGCCAAGTAGGCGGACAGGTCGGCGGACTTCTGGATCGGCTCCATGCCCGCAGAGCATAGGAATGCGATCACCCGAGAGTCAATGAATTTTCAGGTGATCGCATAGCTATGCAGCGAGCGGGTCTGTGATGCCCCGTCAAGGGCGCGGGGCTGTGTCGACATGCGGCTCCGCCGCGTGGCCGCGACCAGCCACGACGGCGCCGCAGCCGGAAGATCACGTCACCCCGGCGGAGCCCTCAGCGCGCCATCTCCTCCTTGAGCGCCGCCACGAACGCGTCCACGTCCTCCTCGGTCGTGTCGAACGCGCACATCCAGCGCACGTCCCCGGCCGCCTCGTCCCAGAAGTAGAACCGGAAACGCTTCTGGAGCCGCAGGCTCACGTCGTGCGGGAGCCGCGCGAAGACGCCGTTGGCCTGCACCGGGTGGAGGATCTCCACGCCGTGCACGGCCCGTACGCCCTCGGCGAGCCGCTGGGCCATCTCGTTGGCGTGCCGGGCGTTGCGCAGCCACAGGTCCTTGGCGAGCAGGGCCTCCAACTGGACCGACACGAAGCGCATCTTGGAGGCGAGCTGCATGGACAGCTTGCGCAGGTGCTTCATGTGGCTGACGGCGTCCTGGTTGATCACCACGACGGCCTCGCCGAAGATCGCGCCGTTCTTGGTGCCGCCCAGGGAGAGGATGTCCACGCCGACGGCGTTGGTGAACGTACGCATCGGGACGTCAAGGGAGGCCGCCGCGTTGGCTATCCGGGAGCCGTCCAGGTGCACCTTCATGCCGTGCGCGTGGGCGTGCTCGCAGATCGCGCGGATCTCGTCGGGCGTGTACAGGGTGCCCAGCTCGGTGCTCTGGGTGATGGACACCACCTGGGGCATGGCGCGGTGCTCGTCGTCCCAGCCGTACGCCTGCCGGTCGATGAGGTCCGGGGTGAGCTTGCCGTCGGGGGTGGGCACGGTGAGCAGCTTGAGGCCGCCCATGCGCTCGGGGGCGCCGCCCTCGTCGACGTTGATGTGCGCGCTCTCGGCGCAGATCACCGCGCCCCAGCGGTCGGTGACCGCCTGGAGCGCGACGACGTTGGCGCCGGTGCCGTTGAAGACCGGGAAGGCCTCCGCCGTGGCCCCGAAGTGGCTGCGGACGATCCGCTGGAGGTTCTCCGTGTACTCGTCCTCGCCGTACGCCACCTGGTGGCCGCCGTTGGCGAGGGCCAGGGCGGCCAGTACCTCGGGGTGGGCTCCGGCGTAGTTGTCACTGGCGAAACCGCGGACCTGCGGGTCGTGGTGGCGACGCGCGTCGGTCCTGGGAGGGTTCACGGCTTCTCGGTCAGCCACAGACGGTTTCCGTTCACTTCGGCGGCGGACCTGCTCCAGACGCCCTCGACGGCCTCGGCGAGGTCCTTGACGTCCGTGAAGCCCGCGAACTTCGCGTTGGGACGCTCGGCGCGCATCGCGTCGTGCACCAACGCCTTCACCACCAGGATGGCAGCAGCGGAGGTGGGGCCCGCCTCGCCCCCGGCCTTGCGGAAGCCGTCGGCCATGGCGAGCGTCCAGGCCTCGGCGGCCGCCTTGGCCGCGGAGTAGGCGGCGTTGCCGGCGGTGGGCTTCGCCGCGCCGGCGGCGCTGATCAGCACGTACCGGCCGCGCTCGCTGCGCTGCAGGCCGTCGTAGAAGGCCAGGGAGGTGTGCTGGACGGTGCGGATCAGCAGCTTCTCCAGCAGGTCCCAGTCGGCGAGGTCGGTCTCGGCGAAGGTGGCGCTGCCGCGCCAGCCGCCGACCAGGTGGACCAGGCCGTCGATCCGGCCGTGGTCCTTCTCGATGCGGTCGGCCCAGGCCCGGGTCGATTCCAGGTCGAGCAGGTCGACCGTCTCGCCGGTGACCACGGCGCCGCCGCCCGCGTAGCGCGCCGCGTCCACGGCCTCCGCGAGCCGCTCGGGGCTGTTGTCGGCGCCGACGACGGTCGCGCCCGCCTCCGCCAGCCTGACCAGCGTCGCGTGCCCGGCGGGTCCGCCCGCCCCGGCCACCGCGATCACCGCACCACTGAGAGACCCGTTGCCCGCCATGTGCTTCCCCTCTTGAGCAGTGTTCCGCAGATCCTGAACAGTGTTCCGCAGCAGGTCGCTCACGCGGCGACCGGCTCGGCGCTGTCCGCGGTGATGCCCTTGGTCTCGGCGATCACGTTCTTCAGCTTCTTGGACAGGGCCTCGTAGAACATGCTCAGCGGAAACTCGTCGGGAAGCACGTCGTCCACGAGCTTGCGCGGCGGCAGGGTCAGGTCCAGGGCGTCCGGGCCCTTGGCCCACTTGGAGCCCGGGTGCGGCGCGAGGTAGGTGGCGACCAGCTCGTAGCCGGCGAACCAGTGGACGAGCTTCGGACGGTCGATGCCGTCCTTGTACAGCTTCTCGATCTCGGCGCACAGCTGGTTGGTGACCTGCGGGGCGCGCTCCCAGTCGATGGCGAGCTTGTTGTCGGTCCAGCGGACCACGTCGTGCTTGTGCAGGTAGGCGAAGAGCAGCTGGCCGCCGAGCCCGTCGTAGTTGCGGACCCGGTCGCCGGTGACCGGGAAACGGAACATGCGGTCGAAGAGCACCGCGTACTGCACGTCCCGGGCCTGCGGGACGCCGTCGGCCGCCAGCTTCACGGCCTCCTTGAAGGCGGTGAGGTCGCAGCGCAGTTCCTCCAGGCCGTACATCCAGAACGGCTGGCGCTGCTTGATCATGAACGGGTCGAACGGCAGGTCCCCGTGGCTGTGGGTGCGGTCGTGGACCATGTCCCACAGGACGAAGGCCTCCTCGCAGCGCTTCTGGTCGTGGACCATCGCGGCGATGTCCTCGGGGAGCTCGAGGCCCAGGATGCCGACGGCGGCGTCGGTGACCCGGCGGAAGCGGGCGGCCTCGCGGTCGCAGAAGATGCCGCCCCAGGAGAATCGTTCCGGCGCTTCGCGTACGGCGATGGTCTCGGGGAAGAGGACGGCGGAGTTGGTGTCGTAGCCGGCCGTGAAGTCCTCGAACTTGATGCCGCAGAAGAGCGGGTTGTCGTACCGGGTGCGCTCCAGCTCGGCCAGCCAGTCCGGCCAGACCATGCGGAGCACGACCGCCTCCAGGTTGCGGTCCGGGTTGCCGTTCTGCGTGTACATCGGGAAGACGACCAGGTGCTGGAGGCCGTCCGCGCGGCCCGCGGCGGGCTGGAAGGCGAGCAGCGAGTCGAGGAAGTCGGGCACCTGGAAGCCGCCGACGGCCCAGCGCCGCAGGTCCGTCACCAGCGCCTGGTGGTAGCCGGCGTCGTGCGGGAGCAGCGGGGACAGCTCTTCCACGGCTTCGACGACACGCCCTACGGCCGCGTCGGCCTCGGCCCGTGCGGGCGCGCCCTCGGCCTCGAAGTCGATCGATCCGTCCTTCGACTGCCATGGCCGGATCCGTTCCACGGCATCCTTGAGCACGGGCCACGCCGGGTGCTCGACCACCCTGGTCACGGGAGAGACCTGTCCCTCCGAACCCGCCTGCACAAGAATTTCCGTCATGACCCATCCTCCACGGGAGAAGCTTCCGTAAGCACACCGTATGCGTACGGGGTTTCTCCCAGCAAGGGGGCTCTCGGGAAATTATCCTGTGGCATCCCTCCTTCACCGCGCTTTTTCCTGTGCGAAACCGTGAAGGCGCTCACATTCACTACGGCCCGTGACGAGGCGTCAGCTCCGGCGGACCGCACGGATCCGGCCGGTCAATGAGCGGGGGGACGCGCCCACCACCGGGTGACCGCCGACCGGGGCACGGGCCAGGCGCCGCGCGCCCGGCACACCAATCCCCCGCGTACGTACGGGTTCATCGCGACGGGCGGCCATTAGGCTGCGCCCAGCAGCGTGGACAGCGACGTCCGTCGTACGGTCCGCACGTCTGCCCCCCACCGCCGCCGTCGACGGAAGCGAGTTGAATCTTGAACTTCCTCACCATCGGTCACCGCGGAGTCATGGGCGTCGAGCCCGAGAACACCCTCCGTTCCTTCGTCGCCGCCCAGCAGGCCGGCCTCGACCTGATCGAACTCGATCTTCACCTCAGCAAGGACGGCGCCCTCGTCGTCATGCACGACGCGGAGGTGGACCGCACGACCGACGGCACCGGACCGATCGCCGACAAGACCCTGGAGGAACTGCGCGCGCTGGACGCGGGCCGGGGCGAGCGGGTGCCGGTGTTCGAGGAGGTCCTGGACGCGGTGCGCACGCCGTTGCAGGCCGAGATCAAGGACGTGGCCGCGGCCCGGGCGCTGGCCGAGGTCATGCAGCGGCGGGACCTGGTGTCCCGGGTCGAGGTGTCCTCGTTCCATGACGAGGCGGTCGCCGAGATCGCCCGGCTGGTGCCGGGGGTGCGCACCGCGCTGATCGCCAGCCGCTACGGCACCGATGTCGTAGAACGGGCCCAGGAGGCGGGGGCGGCCACCCTCTGCCTGAACATCCGCAGGCTGACCCTGGAGGTCGTGGAGCACGCCCGCAAGGCGGACCTGCGGGTCATCGGCTGGGTGGTGAACACCCAGGACGACCTGCGGCTGGTGCGCGCGCTCCAGCTGGACGGCGCGACGACCGACTACCCGGAGATCAAGCGCACCGCCCGCTTCACGGCCTGACCAGCCGCCCGCGCCTCACACCAGCGGCTTGACCAGCAGCTCGAACTCCAGGTCGTCACGGAGCGGAATGCCGAAGCGCTCCTCGCCGTACGGGAACGGCGTCGTCTTTCCCGTACGGCGGTAGCCGCGCCGCTCGTACCAGGCGATGAGGTCCTCGCGCACCGAGATCACCGTCATGTGCATCTCGGTCACGCCCCAGTCCTCGCGCACCCGGCGCTCCGCCTCGGCGATGACGACCTTGCCGAGGCCGGCGCCCTGGAGGGCGGGGCTCACCGCGAACATGCCGAAGTAGGCGTGGTCGCCGCGGTGTTCGAGCTGGCAGCAGGCGACGACTCGGCCGTCCCGCTCGCCGACGAGGAGCTTGCCGTCCGGCGCCTTGATCACGTCGAGGACGCCCTCCGGGTCGGTGCGCTGCCCCTTCAGGATGTCCGCCTCGGTGGTCCAGCCGACGCGGCTGTCGTCGCCCCGGTAGGCCGACTCGATCAACGCGACCAGGACGGCCACGTCGGTGTCGGTGGCGTCGCGGAAGGTCGGTCCGGCGGCGACGTTCTCCATGAGCGGGTTCTCCGTTCTCGAGCGCTACTGAGCCGGCCCCGAGCCTATCCCCGCTCCCCCGCCCCCCTTCCCGGCGCCCGTGCCACCCGGCTCCCGCCGTGGCCTGCCACTACGCTCCGGTCGCATGGTGCATGTACTGAGCAGCCGTACGCTGATCCACCCCACCGACCCCGAGCGGTCCCGGGCCTTCTACGGTGAGCGGCTCGGGCTCGCCGTCTACCGCGAGTTCGGTGAGGGTCCGGAGCGCGGCACGGTCTACTTCCTCGGCGGCGGCTTCCTGGAGGTCTCCGGCCGGTCGGACACGCCGCCCTCGCCGGCCGTGCAGCTGTGGCTGCAGGTCGCGGACGCCGCGGCGGCGCACGAGGAGCTGGTGGCGAAGGGCGTCGCGATCGTGCGCCCGCCCGTGAAGGAGCCGTGGGGCCTGGTCGAGATGTGGATCGCCGATCCGGACGGGACCCGGATCGCGCTGGTGGAGGTTCCGGCCGACCATCCGCTGCGGTACCGGCCGGGGATCTGAGCGGCCCGACGGCAGTGCCGCGCCATGCCGCAGGTCGTCCACGGCGCCGTCGTGGCTGGTCGCTCGGTTCCTCCCCCAGCCTTCGGCCGGGGTACCCCCGGCGCCTGTTCGGGACGCTGCCGCACCGGCCGGATCAGACCCGCAGCGCCCCCGTCCGCCCCTCCAGTCGGCCCAGCAACTGCGCGAGGAGCCCGGCCAGTTCGCCCTGCCCCTCGGGGGCGACGACGGACAGCACGGCGCTCTCGTAGGCGAGCTGCTCGGGCAGGATGCCGTCGACGAGTTCGCGGCCCGCGTCGGTGAGGCGGAGGTGGGCGACCCTGCGGTCACGGGCGTCGCCGCGCCGCTCGACCAGGCCGCGCTCGGTGAGCTGCTTGAGGCGTTTGGTGACGGCGGCGCCGGAGGAGAAGGTCTCCTTGGCGAGTTCGCTCGGGGTCAGCTCGTGGCCGGTGCGGCGGAGCGCGCCGAGCAGGTCGAACTCGGGGCGGCTGAGGCCGGCCCGGCGCAGCGGGGCGTCCTCGGCCTGCTGGAGGAGGGCGGCGCAGCGGTTGATCCGGCCGATGACCTCCATGGGACCCGTGTCCAGCGCGGGATGGACGCTCCGCCACTGCCCGACCACGGCCGCGACCGTGTCGTCCCGGGCGGCGGCGCCGCCCGCACCGTTGCTCACGAAGTCTTCCGCGCCCCTGTCCGCGTCGCTCCCGGCCGCCGGCCGTCCGTTGGTCGCCGTCATGGCCGTACGTCCTCCGTTGTCCTCGCGCCGTCCCAGGAGTGCGCTTCCTGGCGTCGTACCGTCGCGGCGAGCGTACGGTGTCCGGACTGCTCGGCGAGCACGACCCGCTCCTGGGGCAGCGCGCCCTGCCACCACTCCCCGGACGCGGCGTCGGCGGCGGCGCGCAGGTCGGCCAGGGCCGCGGACAGGGCGCGCCGGGCGGTCTCCAGGGCGCGCGGGGCCGGCTGCGGCCCGGCGAGCAGGCGGGCGGCCTGTTCGCGGGCCTGTTCGACGGCGGTCAGAGCGTGTCCGATGCGGTCGCCGGCCCGCCGGTTGGTGACGACGACGGCGGTGGCGAAGCCGACGAGGGCGCCGACCAGGGTGTCCACGACCCGCTCGGTGATCAGCTGTCCCGCGTCCTGGGTGCGGGCGAACTCGGTGACGAGCAGGGCCATCGGGGTGACGCAGACACTCCCGAGCCAGTAGTTGCGGCCGATCAGTGCCTCGGCGCCGAAGTTGAAGGCGAGGCAGCACAGCACCAGGGCGACCGGATGGAGGTGGGCGAGCGGGACGACGGCGGCGAAGACGAAGACGCCGAGGAGGTTGCCGACGACGCGCTGGACGCCCCGGCTCCAGGTGAGGGTGACGTTGGCCTGGTAGAGGGAGGCGGCGGTGACCAGCGCCCAGTAGGGGCGGCCGACACCCAGGGCGAGGGAGGCGTAGCCGGCCAGGGCGCAGCCGAGCGCGGTGCGGACGGCGAAGGGGGCGAGCGGGCCGAGTCGGCGCCACAACGGGCGGCGCGGGACGGAGAGCTCGGCGTCGATGCCGAGCAGGTCGTCGTCGGCGCCGGCGACGCGCGGCACGCGTCCGGTGCCGCGCAGGGCGCGGGCCCAGCCGCGCAGCAGCGCCGGGTCGGCGTCGGCCGGGGCGGCGAGGGCGACCTCGGCGCGGACGACGAGGTGTTCGAGGGCGCGGCGGGTGCGGTCGGTGCGGGCGCCGGTGACGAGCAGGGACTGCCAGGCGGCCTGCACGGCGGTGGCCGCGGTGGCGCGGGCCCGGTCGTGGCCGTCGCCGCTGCCGGTGGCAGTGCCGGTGCCGGTGCGGCGGGTGTCGGCGTAGGCGGCGGTGGCGTTCAGGGCACGGGCGGTGGCCCGGCGCTCGGGGCCGTGCGGGCGCAGCAGTCCGGGGGCCATGCCGACCAGCCAGGCCCAGGCGCCCGCCGTGAGGGCGAGGCCGACGTGTCCGGGGACCTGGCCGAGGGTCTGCGGGGCGAACAGGGAGGCGGAGCTGATGAAGGTGAGGACCACGTTCCCCGGCGGCCCGACGCGGGTGGCGTCGCAGAGGACCTTCTGCACCGCGGCCATGAGCGCGCCGACGGTGACCAGGACGACGGCGTCGGTGGTGAGCGAGGCGGCGGTCAGGGCGACGGCGAGGCCGCCGACCATGCCGAGGATCACCCACGCCAGGGTCCGGGCGCGGGCGGGGTAGGGGCAGTTGTGGCCGTAGAGGGCGCACAGCGAGCCGGCCATCGTGTACATCGCCAGGTCGAGGCGGCCCAGGGCCAGCAGGACCAGGTTGGGCGCGGCGACCGCGGCGACCACGCTGCAGGCTGGTTTGAACCAGATGTCGGAGGGCCGGCCGAGGCGCAGCGTCCCGGCGAGGGGCAGACGGGGGGTGGTCGTGGGGGGCGCGGTGCTCATA
Coding sequences within:
- a CDS encoding DUF6421 family protein, coding for MTEILVQAGSEGQVSPVTRVVEHPAWPVLKDAVERIRPWQSKDGSIDFEAEGAPARAEADAAVGRVVEAVEELSPLLPHDAGYHQALVTDLRRWAVGGFQVPDFLDSLLAFQPAAGRADGLQHLVVFPMYTQNGNPDRNLEAVVLRMVWPDWLAELERTRYDNPLFCGIKFEDFTAGYDTNSAVLFPETIAVREAPERFSWGGIFCDREAARFRRVTDAAVGILGLELPEDIAAMVHDQKRCEEAFVLWDMVHDRTHSHGDLPFDPFMIKQRQPFWMYGLEELRCDLTAFKEAVKLAADGVPQARDVQYAVLFDRMFRFPVTGDRVRNYDGLGGQLLFAYLHKHDVVRWTDNKLAIDWERAPQVTNQLCAEIEKLYKDGIDRPKLVHWFAGYELVATYLAPHPGSKWAKGPDALDLTLPPRKLVDDVLPDEFPLSMFYEALSKKLKNVIAETKGITADSAEPVAA
- a CDS encoding B3/4 domain-containing protein — protein: MTLTLTVSDEVRALAPGFTHVVIEAHGLVNGPSTEASSALLDDAARRLAGRLDGRAPHEDPHMVAWRAAYTAFGSKPSRTRNSAEALAKRALADGGLPRINLLVDLYNAISVAHLIPVGGEDLDLVQGGMRLVRATGEEDFVTVTGGEETVEHPDAGEVVWCDDAGVTCRRWNWRQGPRTRLTERTTSAVFLLESLAPMPVPEVVAAGAELAELLAKFSPGARVEVRAPEPAG
- a CDS encoding transglutaminase domain-containing protein, translated to MEPIQKSADLSAYLAADEAIDHRHPLVLDTAARLAAGVDDSYGYARAAYEFVRDAIPHSQDTGDLRVTWRASDVLERRTGICHAKAHALAALLRAEDIPTALCYQRLAHDDDAGGHVVHGLVAVRFHGAWHRQDPRGNTSGVDAQFSLAGERLAWVPDPQSNEMDYPVLYAEPHPAVLGALKAAPDRPYLWKTLPTAL
- a CDS encoding MarR family winged helix-turn-helix transcriptional regulator — protein: MTATNGRPAAGSDADRGAEDFVSNGAGGAAARDDTVAAVVGQWRSVHPALDTGPMEVIGRINRCAALLQQAEDAPLRRAGLSRPEFDLLGALRRTGHELTPSELAKETFSSGAAVTKRLKQLTERGLVERRGDARDRRVAHLRLTDAGRELVDGILPEQLAYESAVLSVVAPEGQGELAGLLAQLLGRLEGRTGALRV
- a CDS encoding GNAT family N-acetyltransferase, producing MENVAAGPTFRDATDTDVAVLVALIESAYRGDDSRVGWTTEADILKGQRTDPEGVLDVIKAPDGKLLVGERDGRVVACCQLEHRGDHAYFGMFAVSPALQGAGLGKVVIAEAERRVREDWGVTEMHMTVISVREDLIAWYERRGYRRTGKTTPFPYGEERFGIPLRDDLEFELLVKPLV
- a CDS encoding low specificity L-threonine aldolase — encoded protein: MNPPRTDARRHHDPQVRGFASDNYAGAHPEVLAALALANGGHQVAYGEDEYTENLQRIVRSHFGATAEAFPVFNGTGANVVALQAVTDRWGAVICAESAHINVDEGGAPERMGGLKLLTVPTPDGKLTPDLIDRQAYGWDDEHRAMPQVVSITQSTELGTLYTPDEIRAICEHAHAHGMKVHLDGSRIANAAASLDVPMRTFTNAVGVDILSLGGTKNGAIFGEAVVVINQDAVSHMKHLRKLSMQLASKMRFVSVQLEALLAKDLWLRNARHANEMAQRLAEGVRAVHGVEILHPVQANGVFARLPHDVSLRLQKRFRFYFWDEAAGDVRWMCAFDTTEEDVDAFVAALKEEMAR
- a CDS encoding glycerophosphodiester phosphodiesterase family protein: MNFLTIGHRGVMGVEPENTLRSFVAAQQAGLDLIELDLHLSKDGALVVMHDAEVDRTTDGTGPIADKTLEELRALDAGRGERVPVFEEVLDAVRTPLQAEIKDVAAARALAEVMQRRDLVSRVEVSSFHDEAVAEIARLVPGVRTALIASRYGTDVVERAQEAGAATLCLNIRRLTLEVVEHARKADLRVIGWVVNTQDDLRLVRALQLDGATTDYPEIKRTARFTA
- a CDS encoding SDR family NAD(P)-dependent oxidoreductase; the protein is MAGNGSLSGAVIAVAGAGGPAGHATLVRLAEAGATVVGADNSPERLAEAVDAARYAGGGAVVTGETVDLLDLESTRAWADRIEKDHGRIDGLVHLVGGWRGSATFAETDLADWDLLEKLLIRTVQHTSLAFYDGLQRSERGRYVLISAAGAAKPTAGNAAYSAAKAAAEAWTLAMADGFRKAGGEAGPTSAAAILVVKALVHDAMRAERPNAKFAGFTDVKDLAEAVEGVWSRSAAEVNGNRLWLTEKP
- a CDS encoding 1-acyl-sn-glycerol-3-phosphate acyltransferase, with the translated sequence MAELVYRPVIGFAKTLFKVWDLKIDCQGSENIPRSGGAVLVSNHISYLDFVFDGLAALPQKRLVRFMAKESVFRHRISGPLMRGMKHIPVDRKQGEAAYQHALDSLKSGEIVGVFPEATISQSFTLKSFKSGAARLAQEAGVPLVPMALWGTQRIWTKGQPRNFKRDHLPITVRVGEPVDAPRDQYAGAITRRLRERVQELLDAAQRAYPGRPKDASDSWWLPAHLGGTAPTLDQLKAAEAV
- a CDS encoding VOC family protein; amino-acid sequence: MVHVLSSRTLIHPTDPERSRAFYGERLGLAVYREFGEGPERGTVYFLGGGFLEVSGRSDTPPSPAVQLWLQVADAAAAHEELVAKGVAIVRPPVKEPWGLVEMWIADPDGTRIALVEVPADHPLRYRPGI
- a CDS encoding DUF4395 domain-containing protein yields the protein MDIDARGPRFAATVTTVVLAAALITRSPWILAWQTLAFALGAAGGVTKSPYGWAFRTLVRPRLGAPSEFEPPEPPRFAQAVGLVFAGLGLVGFALGPAWLGLAATGLALAAAFLNAAFGYCLGCEMFLLMRRLTARPE
- a CDS encoding FUSC family protein, yielding MSTAPPTTTPRLPLAGTLRLGRPSDIWFKPACSVVAAVAAPNLVLLALGRLDLAMYTMAGSLCALYGHNCPYPARARTLAWVILGMVGGLAVALTAASLTTDAVVLVTVGALMAAVQKVLCDATRVGPPGNVVLTFISSASLFAPQTLGQVPGHVGLALTAGAWAWLVGMAPGLLRPHGPERRATARALNATAAYADTRRTGTGTATGSGDGHDRARATAATAVQAAWQSLLVTGARTDRTRRALEHLVVRAEVALAAPADADPALLRGWARALRGTGRVPRVAGADDDLLGIDAELSVPRRPLWRRLGPLAPFAVRTALGCALAGYASLALGVGRPYWALVTAASLYQANVTLTWSRGVQRVVGNLLGVFVFAAVVPLAHLHPVALVLCCLAFNFGAEALIGRNYWLGSVCVTPMALLVTEFARTQDAGQLITERVVDTLVGALVGFATAVVVTNRRAGDRIGHALTAVEQAREQAARLLAGPQPAPRALETARRALSAALADLRAAADAASGEWWQGALPQERVVLAEQSGHRTLAATVRRQEAHSWDGARTTEDVRP
- a CDS encoding thioredoxin family protein is translated as MTGLVVCVAVLAAASVYGVLHRRRSGRVRVRGRDDGKRLGAAELGGELGERATLVQFSSAFCAPCRATRRVLGEVAGMVPGVTHVEIDAEARLDLVRELEILKTPTVLVLDATGRVVRRATGQPRKADVIAALGEAV